ttctccaAAAGACGACAAGGAGTCTTTCCTAATAATACCGAACCGAACCCAAAAGCCCAAGTAAACGTTATCAACTTAAGAAACAGATGGTAGGACCCGATGATGAACCATCACCACCCCAAAATACCTCATAAACCACAAACACACCCATTTCTAAAAGCCAAGAAAATACTCAACCCCAAAACAACGAGCCAACCAAACCACCACTGGTCCCTTACCCCGGTCGTTTACTACGGGAAAAGACCGACAAGCAATTCACCAAGTTTGTAAGCTTACATAAACAACTTCACATCAATCTCCCTTTTGTAGAAGTCCTCACTCAAATGCCAAAATACTCCAAGTTCATGATGGACTTTCTCACCCACAAGAGGAAGATTGAATCCATTCAACAAGTCAACTTAAGTGAAGAATGCTCGGCGACACTcctcaacaaactcccacaaaagagATAGATCCCGGAATCTTCACCATTCCTTGCTCCATTGGAGGATCACCGGTAAGTAACACGCTTGCCAACCCAGGGGATAGCATTAACTTAATGCCCGCTTCTATGTTCAACCAACTCGGATTAGGAAAACCGCACCCCACAAAGATGAGTATCCAACTTGCGGATAGGTCGGTAAAATACCCTCAAGCTGTCATAGAAAATCTCTTGGTCAAGGTCGGGGAATTTGTTTTCCCGACCGATTTTGTAATCCTTGAAATGGAGGAAGACACGAAAATCCTACTCATACTAGGAAGACCATTCCTTGCCACCGCACGGGCCATGGTGGATATGAGTGACGGAAGGTTAACATTGAGGGTAGGAGACAAGGAGATGAGTTTGAAGTAGGACACGTGTTGATGACGACCTGGTCAAATACCTCAAAGCAATAGACTCAAGCCTCGACCACGCCCTTAGCCGGTGCATCTCGGGATGCGAGTCATCCCGCTTGGGTAACATTTGACCAACTTTAGTTCTatccaaggacccttataaacgttgCGCACCATGGAGACATTCCATGGAATATACATCAATAAAGTAGTTCAATTTTAGTGTAACTTTTAGTTAATGCTTTTGTTTTTAAGTTTTTCTCTTTGTAGGAGTAGAATACACTTAGAAGGATGGTGAGAAGGCCAAAGGACGCTGACCCATCATCCCATGCATGAAAACAGACGACTCCCGACTGAAAATCTTCAATTCAGTAATTGCATCACGAGGCTGTGTCAGGTAAGCACGACCCCATGCCCCATGTCTGCTGTAACATTTTTTATTCTGGAAATTTGACACGAGGTCGTGTCCCATGGGCACGCCCCTGTGTTTTCATTCTGGAAAAATTCGGTACTGGCACTTTTGACACGGGGTCGTGGCTCCCACACACAGGGTCGTGTCAATTGCCTGTTTTCTGaaaattttgttatttttaacACACATCTTACACATTTAATCAATTTAACCAATTTtgaacacattgaggacaatgtgtaatttaagtgtgctGGGGGGGGGGATTAATAACTTGAAAATTGTTTGTTTTAAAAATGAGCCTTACATAAAACTCTAATAGGAACCGCTAAAACATCCcaaatatttttcaaaacttttttttttgacttgtttatagtttaagttaagagatcaagttctaaaaagttcaagtttttataaatatttacaaccgatagcgtcatgataaaaaggaaccatacaagaaaatttataaaaagggcatgacaaatttttaaaatttgattgTATGTATACTTTCACATTTTTACCCTTTCCCACAAACttgtgagttttgagcctttaacgagcatccACTACCATATCTATATTAAATGCTCTTTCTttatttcttgtgtgaatagcccgtACGGTTcctacaaatctagaacttgacaagataatacattcccggtccttaccgaCTAATCCAAGTAAGTATATGATTGAGGCGATAGGATTTTAAACCCTTTCTCGATTCAacattattttctatttttatctccccacaaaaatacaaaaaaaaaattccccctagttaacccttttgagcctaaaccctttcatttcaaaacccacaaaacaCCATTACCCAAAGACCATATTTTCTTCTTTACGCCCTTTATTTTAGTAGaaatcgattttcttttgaaaaaaatgcaaaaatatgTAACTAAGGCTTAATAAAAAGCCCGACTTTTTACGTTTTTAGCCACTTTCAATAAAACTATTCTACCCTTAAACAAAAACCTACCCTTTCAAAGTTCTCTTGATATTTGCAAAGATTAAGTCAAAAATGAGGAGATTTGAATGATTgtcaagcttatggtaggagttaGTTCCGTACCAGGACCGAGCGTTTCACTTATACATTTTCGGCTAGAGTATTGAGTGACCACTTGAGGTATGTGAATGTATATACAGCTTACTGAAATTTTAAAATATATGTTTTgcttataaatatttatttttcttaaaaCATTCCAAATAAATCATgtcgaataggattgtaaataaagtAAAAACGAAATAAGTAATGAGCTTGGATTCTCGACACTCTATACACaagacccaaaacttctcttctacccattctatTTGGGAGTTTAAGCAATAATATAAGGGTTTTGCCTGAGGACAAgtaaagattcaagtgtgggggtatttgatatgcacaaagtacaacatataaatcatatCAGATGAGGTATAAAAACAACCATTTttggtactaatgttggaaaaagtgtgtttctttgtttacttttgGTTTTCAGGATTAAAATAGCTTAAGCagacaaaaggaacaaattaatggcgaaaaccaacataaatacgaAGAAAAGAAGTTGGCACACAATACCGACCCTCCAAGCTTCACCCCAAAGATAAAAATAACAAGACCAGAACCTAAGAACGGGGTCGTGCACGCGGGACATGGGTCGTGTCCCCACTCAAGATTCTCAGAAAATAAAGACAAACAGAAAACGACAagggacacagggccgtgtctcCTAAGCACGGGCCATGGTCTACTCTTAGATTTTCAAATATGGGTTCGTACAGCAAGTACAgaagacacggggccgtgccgttGACATACGGGGCCATGTGTGCAGAAGAGCTCACACCAgcattaaatgaagacagagaagggaaggacacggggtcgtgccaaccaggcacggggccgtgtgaagCTACTGTTTTCAAGTATAAAAGgaggtgcttggctcatttgtaAACCATcacttggcaaaccacttctctcacacctgccaccactccaccaccacaataccaccatcatccaccactttCATCCACCATCCATCCTTTGAGTGTgtgtgtagtctcgggatccaagatcgatagtaagagttttttgtcaaacaaaggccatgcttggctaatctcttacatcacttggtgaagataaatcatttatatattatttttaatttccTAGCTTTGGtaactttttatttgggtttgtattaatgactttaataactagtttttttatattgaaggtggACTTTACTtaatcatttcttcatgttttgttgactcACTCATTTGTGTCTTTACTGTAGGATCGCGATctgacctgaatgagtcgttcagaggtgttctactttgtttcaggtgcggaataacaagaaacaaagctagaaacagctgattcttcactttaactactgattgtattgatttgaatgcaaatacaagcagtcttcacaccggcagcacttcggt
The Helianthus annuus cultivar XRQ/B chromosome 6, HanXRQr2.0-SUNRISE, whole genome shotgun sequence genome window above contains:
- the LOC110883245 gene encoding uncharacterized protein LOC110883245 → MLGDTPQQTPTKEIDPGIFTIPCSIGGSPVSNTLANPGDSINLMPASMFNQLGLGKPHPTKMSIQLADRSVKYPQAVIENLLVKVGEFVFPTDFVILEMEEDTKILLILGRPFLATARAMVDMSDGRLTLRVGDKEMSLK